A single window of Luteipulveratus halotolerans DNA harbors:
- a CDS encoding Re/Si-specific NAD(P)(+) transhydrogenase subunit alpha gives MRIGVPKEYKAGETRVAATPKTVGQLIDLGYDVLVEAGAGARSAYPDSAYADAGAQVVGTVEAWDCDIVAKINAPSDAEVGVLRSGTTVVSLMAPALSPVLLQQLAGRGVTALAMDAVPRISRAQSLDVLSSMANLGGYRAVVEAAHQFGSLFTGQVTAAGKVPPAKVFVIGAGVAGLAAIGTASSLGAVVRAFDVRPEVAEQVESMGAEFVRLDVPSDDEAPSADGYAKEMSGDLEALAMQMYARECAEADIVISTALIPGKPAPRLITADTVAAMRPGSVIVDMAAANGGNCELSEADDIVTSDNGVRIVGYTDLPGRLPTQASQLYGTNVVNLMKLLTPQKNGRIELDLDDQVVRGLTVAHGGEVTWPPPPVQVSAAASASGSEAARTTGGASAVAAPAPPPDPRRKYVLMALGATLFALAAAFSPASFLGHFTVFALAVIVGFYVISNVAHALHTPLMAETNAISGIILVGALLQVGSDNLLVRVLALAATVVASINIFGGFAVTGRMLKMFVRESDTAGSGEAR, from the coding sequence GTGCGCATCGGCGTACCCAAGGAGTACAAGGCCGGCGAGACCCGTGTCGCCGCGACGCCCAAGACCGTCGGTCAGCTGATCGACCTCGGCTACGACGTGCTGGTCGAGGCCGGGGCCGGCGCGCGGTCGGCGTACCCCGACAGCGCGTACGCCGACGCCGGCGCCCAGGTCGTCGGCACCGTCGAGGCGTGGGACTGCGACATCGTCGCCAAGATCAACGCCCCGAGCGACGCCGAGGTCGGGGTGCTGCGCAGCGGTACGACGGTCGTGTCGCTCATGGCGCCCGCGCTCAGCCCGGTGCTGCTGCAACAGCTCGCCGGTCGGGGTGTCACCGCGCTCGCGATGGACGCTGTGCCGCGCATCTCGCGCGCGCAGTCGCTCGACGTGCTGTCGTCGATGGCCAACCTCGGCGGCTACCGCGCCGTCGTCGAGGCCGCGCACCAGTTCGGCTCGCTCTTCACCGGGCAGGTGACGGCGGCCGGAAAGGTACCTCCCGCAAAGGTTTTCGTCATCGGAGCCGGTGTCGCGGGGCTCGCGGCGATCGGTACGGCGTCGAGCCTCGGCGCCGTCGTACGCGCCTTCGACGTGCGGCCCGAGGTGGCCGAGCAGGTCGAGTCGATGGGCGCCGAGTTCGTCCGCCTAGACGTGCCGTCCGACGACGAGGCGCCGTCGGCCGACGGCTACGCCAAGGAGATGTCCGGCGACCTCGAGGCGCTGGCGATGCAGATGTACGCCCGCGAGTGCGCCGAGGCCGACATCGTCATCAGCACCGCGCTGATCCCGGGCAAGCCGGCACCGCGGCTGATCACGGCCGACACCGTTGCTGCCATGCGGCCCGGCTCGGTGATCGTCGACATGGCCGCGGCCAACGGCGGCAACTGCGAGCTGTCCGAGGCCGACGACATCGTCACGAGCGACAACGGCGTGCGCATCGTCGGCTACACCGACCTGCCGGGCCGTCTGCCCACGCAGGCGTCACAGCTCTACGGCACCAACGTCGTCAACCTGATGAAGCTGCTCACGCCGCAGAAGAACGGGCGCATCGAGCTCGACCTCGACGACCAGGTCGTGCGCGGTCTGACCGTCGCTCACGGGGGAGAGGTCACCTGGCCGCCACCACCCGTCCAGGTGTCGGCGGCTGCGTCGGCGTCCGGGTCCGAGGCAGCACGTACGACGGGTGGCGCGTCCGCGGTCGCGGCACCTGCGCCACCACCTGATCCACGACGTAAGTACGTCCTGATGGCTTTGGGCGCAACGCTGTTCGCGCTCGCCGCTGCCTTCTCGCCGGCGTCGTTCCTCGGGCACTTCACGGTGTTCGCACTCGCGGTGATCGTCGGGTTCTACGTGATCTCCAACGTCGCGCACGCCCTGCACACACCGCTCATGGCCGAGACCAACGCGATCAGCGGCATCATCCTGGTCGGTGCGCTGCTGCAGGTCGGCAGCGACAACCTGCTCGTGCGGGTGCTCGCGCTCGCGGCCACCGTCGTGGCCAGCATCAACATCTTCGGCGGGTTCGCCGTGACAGGACGGATGCTCAAGATGTTCGTCCGCGAGTCCGACACCGCAGGGTCGGGAGAGGCGCGATGA
- a CDS encoding YdeI/OmpD-associated family protein — MSGPGTPGGTPERPALFFADAAEWRAWLEQHHASEPELWMGLHKKHVADRGLTWKAAVVEALCFGWIDSVSQPLDDDSRRQRWSPRKASSNWSAVNLATVERLIEQGRMHPAGLAAYEARSPERERVYTYEKAPQTLPPEADALLRSDPAASAFWDAATPGYRRIATGWVLGAKRAETRERRLAALVEDCAAGRLIPSQRYGVEPAWVRRALAASAEARTLSDT; from the coding sequence ATGAGCGGTCCGGGCACACCAGGCGGGACGCCCGAGCGCCCGGCTCTGTTCTTCGCCGACGCAGCCGAGTGGCGGGCGTGGCTCGAGCAGCACCACGCGAGCGAGCCCGAGCTGTGGATGGGCCTGCACAAGAAGCACGTGGCCGACCGGGGCCTCACCTGGAAGGCCGCGGTCGTCGAGGCGTTGTGCTTCGGCTGGATCGACAGCGTGTCGCAGCCCCTTGACGACGACTCGCGACGTCAGCGCTGGAGCCCGCGCAAGGCGTCCAGCAACTGGAGCGCGGTCAACCTCGCCACCGTCGAGCGCCTGATCGAGCAGGGGCGGATGCACCCGGCCGGCCTGGCTGCGTACGAAGCGCGCAGCCCCGAGCGTGAGCGCGTCTACACCTACGAGAAGGCCCCGCAGACCCTGCCGCCGGAGGCCGACGCGCTGCTGCGGTCCGACCCGGCGGCGTCCGCGTTCTGGGACGCCGCGACACCGGGATATCGCCGGATCGCGACCGGCTGGGTGCTGGGCGCCAAGCGCGCCGAGACCCGTGAGCGGCGTCTCGCGGCGCTGGTCGAGGACTGTGCTGCCGGGCGGTTGATCCCGAGCCAGCGCTACGGCGTCGAGCCTGCCTGGGTACGCCGGGCGCTCGCCGCGTCCGCCGAGGCACGCACCCTGAGCGACACCTGA
- a CDS encoding superinfection immunity protein, translating into MAWIVAVLTCMYMLPWAVAVTRNKSNMGVIGLLNFLLGWSFVGWVVSLVMACTSEPAPVVVVNQHGGYYPQR; encoded by the coding sequence GTGGCGTGGATCGTGGCGGTCCTGACGTGCATGTACATGCTGCCGTGGGCCGTGGCCGTGACCCGCAACAAGTCCAACATGGGCGTGATCGGGCTGCTGAACTTCCTGCTCGGCTGGAGCTTCGTCGGTTGGGTCGTGTCACTCGTCATGGCCTGCACGTCCGAGCCGGCACCCGTGGTGGTCGTCAACCAGCACGGCGGCTACTACCCGCAGCGCTGA
- a CDS encoding LppX_LprAFG lipoprotein has product MPLRTPRATRPVAAALAVLALSAACSSGADSKKGTDGGSSAASETPQQRLAAAKQVMDKASSMHLVLTSQGVPAKASGVLGGEGDGTHAPAFKGSLKAQLAGIQADVPVVATGGKVWAKLPIWPDMRTIKPSDYGAPDPAVLFSTDKGLSTLLPKTQNPAFGADKRAGSDVVKVVNGTLSGQDVTSVLTIGDPSVQYKAAYEITQSNEVRTMTLTGQFYNDATSTYTLKLDKYGETVDIKPPA; this is encoded by the coding sequence ATGCCCTTGCGGACGCCTCGCGCCACCCGCCCCGTCGCGGCAGCCCTGGCTGTACTCGCGCTGTCCGCAGCGTGCAGCAGCGGCGCCGACTCCAAGAAGGGCACCGACGGCGGCTCGTCGGCCGCGTCCGAGACCCCGCAGCAGCGCCTGGCCGCCGCCAAGCAGGTGATGGACAAGGCCAGCTCGATGCACCTGGTGCTGACCTCGCAGGGCGTCCCGGCCAAGGCCAGCGGTGTGCTCGGCGGCGAGGGCGACGGCACCCACGCCCCGGCGTTCAAGGGCTCGCTCAAGGCTCAGCTCGCCGGCATCCAGGCCGACGTCCCGGTCGTCGCGACCGGCGGCAAGGTCTGGGCCAAGCTGCCGATCTGGCCCGACATGCGCACGATCAAGCCGTCCGACTACGGCGCCCCCGACCCGGCCGTGCTGTTCTCGACCGACAAGGGCCTCTCGACGCTGCTGCCCAAGACCCAGAACCCCGCCTTCGGTGCCGACAAGCGTGCGGGCAGCGACGTGGTCAAGGTCGTCAACGGCACCCTCAGCGGTCAGGACGTCACCAGCGTGCTGACGATCGGCGACCCGTCGGTGCAGTACAAGGCCGCGTACGAGATCACGCAGTCCAACGAGGTCCGCACCATGACGCTGACGGGCCAGTTCTACAACGACGCGACCTCGACCTACACCCTCAAGCTCGACAAGTACGGCGAGACGGTTGACATCAAGCCGCCGGCCTGA
- a CDS encoding flavin-containing monooxygenase: MSIPVDHEAVIVGSGFSGIAMAIALKAAGRDDFTILEKADEIGGTWRENRYPGCECDVPAHLYSYSFELNPYWSQTYAPADEIQDYLLYCVEKYDIRRHVEFDATVQDAAYDEETATWTVTVASSWGTLRTIRTRTLILGVGALHEPHIPEIPGLETFAGELMHTATWDPGTTVQRKHVGVIGTGSSGVQIVPPLAEDAAHLTVFQRTPAWVMPRHNKPYADRVVDTFEARPAALAAHRARLKATSDLRERGLTSAPRVLKAASRLATDNLRSAVKDPELRSALTPDYPMGCKRVLLSSDYYPALARPDVTLETDPIDHVERDAVVTASGVRHPVTVLVLATGFDPVGSYRYLGIKGADGHLLSDDWDQGATTYLGVTAPHFPNLFMLLGPNTLLGHTSDLQMIEAQVGLVMKLLAERDRRQARAVAVRPQVVPGFLAEIDRRTAKSVWQSGCAGWYLDRSGRNRTLWPGSVSEYERRTTRPEMVDYEFG; this comes from the coding sequence ATGAGCATTCCGGTGGACCACGAGGCTGTGATCGTCGGCAGCGGGTTCTCCGGCATCGCGATGGCGATCGCGCTCAAGGCTGCCGGCCGTGACGACTTCACCATCCTCGAGAAGGCCGACGAGATCGGCGGCACCTGGCGTGAGAACCGCTACCCCGGCTGCGAGTGCGACGTCCCGGCCCACCTGTACTCCTACTCCTTCGAGCTCAACCCGTACTGGTCGCAGACCTACGCGCCGGCCGACGAGATCCAGGACTATCTGCTCTACTGCGTCGAGAAGTACGACATCCGTAGGCACGTGGAGTTCGACGCCACGGTGCAGGACGCGGCGTACGACGAGGAGACCGCCACCTGGACCGTCACCGTCGCGAGCTCGTGGGGCACCCTGCGCACGATCCGCACCCGCACCCTGATCCTCGGCGTCGGCGCCCTGCACGAGCCGCACATCCCCGAGATCCCGGGCCTGGAGACATTCGCGGGCGAGCTGATGCACACCGCGACCTGGGACCCCGGCACGACCGTGCAGCGCAAGCACGTCGGGGTGATCGGCACGGGTTCGAGCGGGGTGCAGATCGTGCCGCCGCTCGCCGAGGACGCCGCCCACCTGACCGTCTTCCAGCGCACGCCCGCGTGGGTCATGCCCCGCCACAACAAGCCGTACGCCGACCGCGTCGTCGACACGTTCGAGGCCCGGCCCGCTGCGCTGGCGGCGCACCGCGCACGGCTCAAGGCGACGTCCGACCTGCGCGAGCGTGGTCTCACCAGCGCGCCGCGGGTGCTCAAGGCTGCATCACGGCTCGCGACCGACAACCTGCGCTCCGCCGTCAAGGACCCCGAGCTGCGGTCCGCGCTCACGCCCGACTACCCGATGGGCTGCAAGCGGGTGCTGCTGTCGAGCGACTACTACCCCGCGCTCGCCCGGCCCGACGTCACGCTCGAGACCGACCCGATCGACCACGTCGAGCGCGACGCGGTGGTGACGGCGTCCGGCGTACGCCACCCGGTCACGGTGCTCGTGCTGGCGACCGGTTTCGACCCGGTCGGGTCCTACCGCTACCTCGGCATCAAGGGCGCCGACGGCCATCTGCTCAGCGACGACTGGGACCAAGGCGCCACGACCTACCTCGGCGTGACCGCACCGCACTTCCCCAACCTGTTCATGCTGCTCGGGCCCAACACGCTGCTCGGCCACACCTCCGACCTGCAGATGATCGAGGCGCAGGTCGGCCTGGTCATGAAGCTGCTCGCCGAGCGCGACCGACGCCAGGCCCGCGCGGTGGCGGTGCGCCCGCAGGTGGTGCCGGGCTTCCTGGCCGAGATCGACCGGCGTACGGCCAAGTCGGTCTGGCAGTCGGGATGTGCGGGCTGGTACCTCGACCGCAGCGGGCGCAACCGCACGCTGTGGCCGGGTTCGGTCAGTGAGTACGAACGGCGTACGACGCGCCCCGAGATGGTCGACTACGAGTTCGGCTGA
- a CDS encoding MFS transporter, giving the protein MTSSRRPEALLATASIAVALAAADTYVVVLALEDMMSGVGLGIDALQKATPIISGFLLGYIAVLPLIGRLADLVARQRVLVACLALFVVGSAITALAVELPVLVTGRVLQGIGGGGLVPATLALVADLWPPGKRGTPLGVVGAVQEIGSVLGPLLGALILAVWDWRMIFWINVIAGVVLGLIIRVVGGRGERSTPHSTRHQWWVIASSLAALATVVLLGLALWAPDRLVTDITYGEPFVPYAGHTSRLYTQIGLWGAIALAITVVVSVPLWWPVLRKADLIGAALITVALGSLVLTFASANPEKQVVGPLGWWLLPVAAVAALLYLVRHRTAREPLIAQGVVQGRVLPALIVSLMVGTAIVAIVVDIPVLARLTGTEDQTDAALVLVRFLVAVPVGALAGGWLLRRYGPGLVAAPGLALAAVGLGLMSRWGQGSLDDVLSTIVLVVVGFGIGLAIAPVNDAALADAPQTHHGVASALVVVARMIGMVVGLGLLTAIGLHRFYAKIQALPNPTGDQVREAGVVQVQTVFVGAAIAALVATGVALLLGRERVAHHDLTDEDVLDERQPNS; this is encoded by the coding sequence TTGACATCAAGCCGCCGGCCTGAGGCGCTGCTCGCGACGGCGTCGATCGCCGTCGCGCTCGCAGCCGCTGACACCTACGTCGTCGTCCTCGCGCTCGAGGACATGATGTCGGGCGTGGGCCTGGGCATCGACGCCCTGCAGAAGGCCACGCCGATCATCTCCGGCTTCCTGCTCGGCTACATCGCGGTGCTGCCGCTGATCGGTCGGCTCGCGGATCTTGTTGCGCGCCAACGGGTTCTGGTCGCATGCCTCGCGTTGTTCGTGGTCGGCTCGGCGATCACGGCGCTCGCCGTCGAGCTGCCCGTGCTCGTCACCGGACGCGTGCTGCAGGGCATCGGCGGCGGAGGGCTCGTCCCCGCCACGCTCGCGCTGGTCGCCGACCTGTGGCCGCCCGGCAAGCGCGGCACCCCGCTCGGAGTCGTCGGCGCGGTGCAGGAGATCGGCAGCGTGCTCGGTCCGCTGCTCGGTGCCCTGATCCTGGCGGTCTGGGACTGGCGCATGATCTTCTGGATCAACGTGATCGCCGGAGTCGTGCTCGGTCTGATCATCCGGGTCGTCGGTGGTCGAGGTGAGCGTTCGACGCCGCACTCGACGCGGCACCAGTGGTGGGTGATCGCGTCGTCCCTCGCGGCGCTCGCGACCGTCGTACTCCTCGGCCTGGCGCTGTGGGCACCCGACCGGCTCGTCACCGACATCACCTACGGCGAGCCGTTCGTCCCGTACGCCGGTCACACGTCACGTCTGTACACCCAGATCGGTCTGTGGGGCGCGATCGCCCTCGCGATCACCGTCGTCGTGTCGGTGCCGCTGTGGTGGCCGGTGCTGCGCAAGGCCGACCTGATCGGGGCGGCTCTCATCACGGTGGCGCTGGGGTCGTTGGTGCTGACGTTCGCGTCGGCCAACCCCGAGAAGCAGGTCGTCGGCCCGCTCGGCTGGTGGCTGCTGCCGGTCGCGGCCGTCGCGGCACTGCTCTACCTCGTACGCCACCGCACCGCCCGCGAGCCGCTGATCGCCCAGGGCGTCGTCCAGGGCCGGGTGCTGCCGGCACTGATCGTGTCGCTCATGGTCGGCACGGCGATCGTCGCGATCGTGGTCGACATCCCCGTGCTCGCGCGCCTGACGGGCACCGAGGACCAGACCGACGCCGCCCTCGTGCTCGTGCGCTTCCTGGTCGCTGTGCCGGTCGGTGCGCTCGCCGGTGGCTGGCTGCTGCGCCGCTACGGCCCGGGTCTGGTGGCCGCGCCCGGGCTCGCGCTCGCCGCGGTCGGCCTCGGCCTGATGTCGCGCTGGGGCCAGGGCTCACTCGACGACGTGCTCTCGACCATCGTGCTGGTCGTCGTCGGTTTCGGTATCGGCCTGGCGATCGCGCCCGTCAACGACGCGGCGCTCGCGGACGCCCCGCAGACCCACCACGGCGTGGCGTCGGCGCTGGTCGTCGTGGCGCGCATGATCGGCATGGTCGTCGGCCTCGGTCTGCTGACTGCGATCGGGCTGCACCGGTTCTACGCCAAGATCCAGGCCCTGCCCAACCCGACGGGCGACCAGGTCCGCGAGGCCGGCGTCGTCCAGGTGCAGACGGTGTTCGTCGGTGCGGCGATCGCCGCCCTGGTCGCGACCGGCGTCGCGCTGCTGCTCGGACGCGAGCGCGTGGCCCACCACGACCTCACCGACGAGGACGTCCTCGACGAGCGTCAGCCGAACTCGTAG
- a CDS encoding peptidoglycan-binding domain-containing protein — MTEHHHPIPTIGRRTLLAGVGATAVAAAVGIGVASSAEAGGFRYPKLRPGVRHRENVLLLKSWLKMNGYNPSYGSLLPLYDRKTVALVRHFQVRCALTTDGIVGPKTWCALIAHPAHKVTLRRGSRRTEVQDLQMALNARFSSGLSSDGVFGGNTEREVRRYQRMVGLAADGVVGAKTWQRLSIGR, encoded by the coding sequence ATGACCGAGCACCACCACCCCATCCCCACGATCGGCCGCCGCACCCTCCTGGCCGGCGTCGGCGCCACTGCGGTCGCCGCCGCCGTCGGGATCGGTGTCGCCTCGTCCGCTGAGGCGGGCGGGTTCCGCTACCCCAAGCTGCGCCCCGGCGTACGGCATCGCGAGAACGTGCTGCTGCTGAAGTCGTGGTTGAAGATGAACGGCTACAACCCGTCGTACGGGTCGCTGCTGCCGCTGTACGACCGCAAGACCGTCGCGCTCGTACGCCACTTCCAGGTGCGCTGCGCCCTGACGACCGACGGCATCGTCGGCCCCAAGACGTGGTGTGCGCTGATCGCCCATCCCGCCCACAAGGTGACGCTGCGCCGGGGTTCGCGCCGCACCGAGGTCCAGGACCTTCAGATGGCGCTCAACGCCCGCTTCAGCTCGGGGCTGTCCTCCGACGGCGTGTTCGGGGGCAACACCGAGCGTGAGGTGCGTCGCTACCAGCGCATGGTCGGCCTGGCCGCCGACGGTGTGGTCGGCGCCAAGACCTGGCAGCGCCTGTCCATCGGCCGCTGA
- the clpB gene encoding ATP-dependent chaperone ClpB: MDLQLTTKAQEALASAVRHATTAGQPQVEPAHLLLALTEQTDTTTAPLLEAAGTTVAAARSAAESAIAAMPAASGSSVAQPSMSRALLNVLEQARELMTSMGDTFVSTDHLLVATARIGDLGLDAAAIEQAIPATRGGAKVTSAEPEGTFEALEKYGTDLTAAAREGRLDPVIGRDSEIRRVVQVLSRRTKNNPVLIGDPGVGKTAVVEGLAQRIVEGDVPESLRDKRLISLDLGAMVAGAKYRGEFEERLKAVLEEIKGSDGEVVTFIDELHTVVGAGASGEGAMDAGNMLKPMLARGELRLVGATTLDEYREHIEKDAALERRFQQVFVGEPSVEDTIAILRGLKERYEAHHKVAIADSALVAAASLSDRYITSRQLPDKAIDLIDEAASRLRMEIDSSPVEIDELRRAVDRLKMEELHLQNETDDASRERLSRLQSDLADKQEQLAALTARWDAEKAGLNRVGDIKARIDELRTQADRLQREGDYAGASKLLYGDLPALEADLTSAQEAEATSSTAGGDAPMVKEEVEADDIADVISSWTGIPAGRLLEGETEKLLKMESVIGERLIGQSDAVAAVSDAVRRSRAGVADPDRPTGSFLFLGPTGVGKTELAKSLAEFLFDDERAMVRIDMSEYSERHAVARLIGSPPGYVGYEEGGQLTEAVRRRPYSVVLLDEVEKAHPETFDILLQVLDDGRLTDGQGRTVDFRNVILVMTSNLGSQFLIDPTLSDEAKRESVMGAVRSAFKPEFLNRLDEVVIFDPLSQDELAHIVDLQVAALSARLADRRISLQVTDAARHWLAQQGYDPAYGARPLRRLVQKEIGDRLARALLAGEVRDGQQVRVDKPADAEGLTLA; encoded by the coding sequence TTGGACCTGCAGCTCACGACCAAGGCGCAGGAGGCCCTGGCCTCCGCCGTGCGCCACGCGACCACCGCCGGCCAACCTCAGGTTGAGCCCGCTCACCTGCTGCTCGCGCTCACCGAGCAGACCGACACCACGACCGCGCCGTTGCTCGAGGCGGCGGGTACGACGGTCGCTGCCGCCCGCAGCGCCGCCGAGTCGGCCATCGCCGCCATGCCTGCCGCGAGCGGGTCGTCGGTGGCGCAGCCGTCGATGTCGCGTGCTCTGCTCAACGTGCTGGAGCAGGCTCGTGAGCTCATGACATCGATGGGCGACACGTTCGTCTCGACCGACCACCTGCTGGTGGCGACCGCCCGCATCGGCGACCTCGGGCTCGACGCCGCGGCCATCGAGCAGGCGATCCCCGCCACCCGCGGTGGCGCCAAGGTCACCTCCGCCGAGCCCGAGGGCACGTTCGAGGCGCTCGAGAAGTACGGCACCGACCTCACCGCGGCCGCGCGTGAGGGCCGCCTCGACCCGGTGATCGGCCGCGACTCCGAGATCCGCCGCGTCGTGCAGGTGCTGTCTCGGCGTACCAAGAACAACCCCGTGCTCATCGGTGACCCGGGCGTCGGCAAGACCGCCGTCGTCGAGGGCCTCGCCCAGCGCATCGTCGAGGGCGACGTGCCCGAGTCGCTGCGCGACAAGCGTCTGATCTCGCTCGACCTGGGCGCGATGGTGGCCGGCGCGAAGTACAGGGGCGAGTTCGAGGAGCGGCTCAAGGCCGTGCTGGAGGAGATCAAGGGCTCCGACGGCGAGGTCGTGACGTTCATCGACGAGCTGCACACCGTGGTCGGCGCGGGCGCGTCCGGTGAGGGCGCCATGGACGCCGGCAACATGCTCAAGCCGATGCTGGCCCGCGGTGAGCTGCGGCTGGTCGGCGCGACCACGCTCGATGAGTACCGCGAGCACATCGAGAAGGACGCCGCGCTGGAGCGACGCTTCCAGCAGGTGTTCGTCGGTGAGCCGTCCGTCGAGGACACCATCGCCATCCTGCGTGGTCTGAAGGAGCGCTACGAGGCGCACCACAAGGTCGCGATCGCCGACTCCGCTCTCGTGGCTGCGGCGTCGCTGTCCGACCGCTACATCACCTCGCGTCAGCTGCCCGACAAGGCCATCGACCTGATCGACGAGGCGGCCTCGCGGCTGCGCATGGAGATCGACTCCTCGCCGGTCGAGATCGACGAGCTGCGCCGCGCGGTCGACCGGCTCAAGATGGAAGAGCTGCACCTGCAGAACGAGACCGATGACGCCTCGCGCGAACGCCTCTCGCGGCTGCAGTCCGACCTGGCCGACAAGCAGGAGCAGCTGGCTGCGCTCACCGCTCGGTGGGACGCCGAGAAGGCCGGCCTCAACCGCGTCGGTGACATCAAGGCCCGCATCGACGAGCTGCGTACGCAGGCGGATCGCCTTCAGCGCGAAGGCGATTACGCCGGTGCGTCCAAGCTGCTGTACGGCGACCTGCCGGCTCTCGAGGCCGACCTCACCTCCGCGCAGGAGGCCGAGGCGACGTCCTCGACCGCGGGCGGCGACGCCCCGATGGTCAAGGAGGAGGTCGAGGCCGACGACATCGCCGACGTGATCTCGTCGTGGACCGGCATCCCGGCCGGACGCCTGCTCGAGGGCGAGACCGAGAAGCTCCTCAAGATGGAGTCGGTCATCGGCGAGCGGCTGATCGGCCAGTCCGACGCGGTGGCCGCCGTCTCCGACGCCGTACGCCGGTCCCGCGCCGGCGTCGCCGACCCGGACCGCCCCACGGGCTCGTTCCTGTTCCTCGGCCCGACCGGCGTCGGCAAGACCGAGCTCGCCAAGTCGCTCGCGGAGTTCCTGTTCGACGACGAGCGCGCCATGGTCCGCATCGACATGTCGGAGTACTCCGAGCGGCACGCGGTCGCGCGGCTGATCGGGTCGCCTCCGGGTTATGTCGGGTACGAGGAGGGCGGCCAGCTCACCGAGGCGGTGCGGCGCCGGCCGTACAGCGTCGTGCTGCTCGACGAGGTCGAGAAGGCTCACCCCGAGACGTTCGACATCCTGCTGCAGGTGCTCGACGACGGCCGCCTCACCGACGGTCAGGGGCGCACGGTCGACTTCCGCAACGTGATCCTGGTGATGACGTCCAACCTGGGCTCGCAGTTCTTGATCGACCCGACCCTGTCGGACGAGGCCAAGCGCGAATCCGTCATGGGCGCAGTGCGATCCGCGTTCAAGCCGGAGTTCCTCAACCGGCTCGACGAGGTCGTGATCTTCGACCCGCTGTCGCAGGACGAGCTCGCGCACATCGTCGACCTGCAGGTCGCGGCGCTCTCGGCGCGCCTCGCGGATCGGCGAATCTCGTTGCAGGTCACCGATGCTGCGCGGCACTGGCTGGCCCAGCAGGGCTACGACCCGGCGTACGGCGCCCGTCCGCTGCGACGTCTGGTGCAGAAGGAGATCGGCGACCGACTGGCTCGTGCCCTGCTCGCGGGCGAGGTGCGCGACGGTCAGCAGGTGCGCGTCGACAAGCCGGCGGACGCCGAGGGCCTCACGCTCGCCTGA